Genomic segment of Treponema primitia ZAS-1:
AAAAATACCCTAACACAAAAAATTTAACTGCCGGATTTTATACAACACATCCAGCAGATCCTAAAGCTTTAACTCCTATTGAAAATTATTTTGGTAACCTCGCCTTAAATAAGGAGGATGAATGTGTAGTCTTAATTGGAAAAATGGGCGCCAAATCTGTACATATAACAAAAAATAGACGAAAGTAATACGAATAATAAAACTTCAATCGGTGTAAATATTAATAATATGGACACAAAGGAAGGTTTTTTAACCGCTAAGATTGGCGAATCAGTTTCAAGTGAATCACAATCTTTTATGGATTATAAAGTAAAATTTGATGGCATTCAATCAAATATTTCACCTGATTTATTAAAAAAATCAGTCTGGTTTAAGAATGACTCCCAAATGAATGGTCTTTTGGAATTATTGCTGTCAAGTAATAAACCGATGGAATGGAATTATATTTCAAAAATGAGCTCTACATTTAATTTTGATTTTAAAATAGCGGCAAAAATATTAGGTGTTGGTGAGGGAGATTTGGAAAATGAATATAAAAAGGCAACCAAATTGATCAGAAAGTTTCATGTGATATTTTTAGAAGAAAAATAGAATATAAAATAGCATTAATCAGCTATTTTAAAATTAATAATAATTATTGATGGTGTGAATTTGAAGGAGATGCAAACGACGGCTTTCTGTTATTGATAACTATCTTTATAGTAAAATGGCCAGGGATTAAGCTTACCAAACAAGGGTTTGCTAAAACAGTCGGGAAAATAATTTTTGTTATCGGTGCAGTCAATATGTCTTATAACACCCCATTCTTAATCCTGTTCGCCTGGGCCCACCGGTTAATGACATTCATAGCCTTTGGGCTAACTCTAATATTGAACTTGGCCTTGGCTTGAATCAGCAAGCGATCCTTTGTTACCTCCAATGTAGCGTGGCTTTCAATTAAGTGGGAATCCTTGTCATAAGAGGAAAGATTAAATATTGAACATTCCCCGCTTGAGCATTTATAAGCGTATGATGAAACGCAGTTTTTCATTTTGCGTCCCTCATTAAGGAGATCCTGGGCAGTCAAAAGCTGGGTCACTCTCCATTTGCATTCAACGGTTTCAAAGGCAAAATTTGCTATATTGAATCCTCTCCACCTTTCTTTCAAGGCACTCGTAGCAGGCCTGTGTTGTTGCCTTGGATTTCTCGTCCGGGCAATCATATCCAAGGCTTCCTGTTCCCGTTGAATTTCCGCATGCCATTCATTTGCAATCCCGATAATACTGGTCATTGTTCTTCCGCTAAATGAAAATGGCTGAAACTTCTCTCCCCATTTGATTTTTTTGTTGATTTTTACAAGGACAAAATCACAAATGTCCCCCAATTCGCCTTCCTCAACCTGATAGTCCGGGCTGCGGGCAAGTAAATCAAGAAAGCCGGCCACTATAGCATGGTTAAAATATTTTTCAAATTTCAGGGTAAATACTTTGGCGATAATCATGCATTGTTTGACGCTCATGTTCTTTGCCTTGCACTTTGCGTAGAAATACAGGCGGACAACAGATAATGGGCCTGAATATGGCAGGGTTTCAGTAAGGAAATAATGGGCGTCTGCTTTGGTAAAGTATTCCTTGTTTTTTCGATGGAATGAATCGCCGCTTGCTATATCGCTTACCCATTGTTTGGAAAGGTTAATTATACCATAGTAAGCGGACTTTTTTTCTTTACCCTGTTCATCCAAAAAGTGATCCTTTTGGAGCGTTGTAAACAGCAAAGGTATGGGGATAGGGTAGGGATAGATATAGGTTTTAAAAAAATCTATGTACTGGCGGTCTTTGTTAAAAGAATGGGACCTGAATCCCTGGGGTAATGTATCCCGTTTGTCATAGGGAGTCCAGCTTATATAAGAAAAAGCTTCCAGGAGTTTGCAGGCATCAGATTTTTTGTCCGATGATATATTCCTTTTGCGGTCCTCCGCTAAAATTTGTTCCGCAGCACTATTTTCCGCATCCTTTTTTTCCTTGCGTTCCAACCGGTATTGTCTTTTTCTGCTTACCCGGGCAATGGTTTTTTCGCGCCGTTGAAATCTTTTTTCACGTCTGCGAATTTCTTCTAAAGTTTCGATGCGTTTGGTTGATTTAGGTTCTCTCATTTCCTGGCCATCCTGTCTAACTCATGTTGGGCCGCCTTTTCAATTATTCGGCGAGTATTAAGGTAGTACAACACATCAAGGGGTTTTCCTTTCCATGTCTTAATTATTTTTTTGGCTTCTTTGTTTTTGAGCCAGTCAAAATGCAAAGACACACCGTTATAATATTTAAATGCTCTGATATGGTTAAAATCTTCCATAAAATTATCTTCAGCATTATACCGATCGGAATAGCCATTCAGGATATTCCTGATTTCCGTGGTGTATTCATTCCATATTTTTTTCTTGGGATAGTAAAATCGCGCTGAAGAAGACCAGCTTCCATCTCCTGCAGCATGATAGCGGGGGAAAACCGCATCGCCTTTTTCGAGAGCCCTCATTTCGTAATAGATACATCGACGCGCTTCTGTACGAATACTGCCCCAATCAGGACCCCAGTGTTCGTAAGATTGGTCAGAGGGAAATTTTCGGTAAGTTCTGGACATGTCTGCCTCCCGGGTTAAACCCTACGAGAAGACAGTCCACCTTTTTATATGATGCTTTTTCATGGTATTCATAATATAATACTGTATATCAGGAAATGTCGCTTATGAAGCGACATTTCCTGATCGGGCCTTTTTCTCATACTCCGCCATTTACGCAACCACTCAATGAAGTGGTGCATCAGGATAAATTTAAAATCCTTACCCTTCTTGCGGGAATTAGGGAGACTCAGGCTTGCTAACCTCTATAAGTAATTCTCCGAGAGCAGCAAGTTTTTCCGAAAAAATTCGAAAGAATTTATATGGAACAAGCGTTTCCCGCGATATATCTTTAATAGTATTTGTCCTCGCTTAAAGCGTTTGGCGCCGGACTTTGGACTGACGTGCTTCATTTGGAACGACAATAATGCGGAAAATGTCGAGATTGTGGATTATCACTAAGGCGGGAAGATACTCCTCATAGCGAACAACGTGTAGTAACGCCCGATGAGATACCTCAACCGATAGTCTGGAATGGTACTGCCATCCCACATATATTGGGCCATTTCCCTGTACTAGCCTTCCACGGACTAAATACCGCCTTTTCTTTGTCCCTCCCGTTGATTTTACGAATTATTGTAAATTTATCATAAAAAAGTGGAAAAATTCTTTCTATGGGTATATTATACTTGTAGTCAGGATTTGGGGTATACATGTCAGTCAGTCCATATACCCATTTTCGCTCTCTTGGTGCGCTGCACTTGTTGCAGAAGCTTATTTACTATATATTTGATAGGAATACTATGATATACTTCTTGCGTACTATACCCCCCCCCCCCCCCCCGCTAGATTTACTAGGATATCCCGTAGTTTTAAAACCCCAAACTCATGCTATATCAGGTCAAGGAGCTTTGCTATGAAAGCAGCGCGCTTTTTTTCCCTAGCCTGCGGAGCCCTCCTCATGTTCGCCGGATGCGACCTTTTTCTCAATAAGCCGGAAAAGGACGCCCTTTCCGGGGCGGAATACGAGGCATGGCTGGCCAAGGCGCCCCACCTTTCGGTGCGTATGGAACTGGTCCCCGGTTCGGGCTCCACCAACCCCCCGGCGGGGCTTATTGTACTGCCGGACAACCGGCCCAAGCTGGAAGTGCCCTTTAACGCTACCTTTACGGAAAACCCCGGGTTCGGCTTTGTGGAATGGCGGGCCTTCAGGACCGGCGCCCCGGTAAAAGATGGGGACGCCAAATTAGGCGCCGAGGTGGGGTTTAAAAGCCTCAACGCCTCGGGCACCGAAGTAGAAGTGACCGTCCTGATTAATGAAGAAATAACCATCATCCCCTTTTGCGCGGCCCTGCCGGAGGTGACGGACCATAACCTGCCCAACGCAACCTTTGACCGGCTGCCCACCAACTACCCCGTGGAGATGCGGTTTAACACGCCCATACTAAGCGAAAGCCTTTCCTTCCTGACCGCCGACAATCCCCAGGGGACCATTACCGTAACGGGAAAGGCGGACCAGGGGATGAACCCGGTGGTCCGGGATTTGACCAGCCAGTACGAGCTGCAAAAGGATACGGGGGGGCTCTGGATACGACTGGAGCCGGTACGGAACGGCATTACCCTTGCAAACAACAATATTACGATAGAACTGGGGACCGGCATACGCAGCAGGGACTATCCCATATATATGGTGGAAAGCCGGGCCTTTAGCTACGGCGCTTCGGACGGCCCGGACCTGAACTTCCCGGTGGTTGACAGCAGCCTTATCAGAGGAGCCCGGGGCGTTGGGGAGACCGATGTCTTTTTCCCGGGGAAAACCATTAGCTATGACCGCGCCAGGCGGACCTGGCCTGCGGAATATGCCCTGAAAAGTGATGAAGCAGGGACACAGACCGTGTACCTGTTTTTTGACGCCTATAAAACCTCCGCAACGATAAAGGAAATAAGTATCACCGAGGAACGGGTTTTGGATATCGCAGGCCGTGCGGTAACCGGGGAGACCCTGAGCAGATCGGCCTACCCCAATGAGAATTTGCGGGACGCCGATACCCCCCTGGCCCAGCAATACGTTCTGGAATTGCAAAAAGTACCCTTTACTATCGCCCATACGGTGCAGACCGTTAAGGAAGGGGTCATTCGGTTTTATATACAGCCCCGGGATTCCTTTGGGATTGGGTACAGTTATGCGGACGCCCTGTCCCGGGGTCTGTATGTGGAGGCCCTGTTGGACCTGCCCCCGGACCCGGTGTCCTGGATTGAGGGCACCTATAACCGGAGCGACGGGACGATTACCCTGTCCTGGACGGATCCGGCTAATGCGGACCTGGACTACATCGACATAAGCTGGGCTGGGGGTACAGCAACGGCGTTGGCGGGGGAGCAGAAGGCGGTCCTGACCGATATGACTTCCGGACTCTACGACTTTACCATTACCGCCGTAGACCGGGGCGGGAACCGCACTACGATTGTGTTCCCCTTTAATGCGGATTCTACGATTCCCAGCCCGGTTAGTAATCTCCAGGGATCCTACAATCCGGATTCCCAAAGCATGGTCCTTTCCTGGAATAACCCGGTGGGGGACACGGAAGCGGAAACTATCAAGATTAGCTGGAGCGGCGCTTCCGGCGGCTCAAGCTCCGTAGCCTTAAGCGGCGTTGATCAGGGCTATGCCATACCCGGCATAGCGCCGGCCAACGGCGCGGCCTACACCGTAACGGTGAAGACCGCCAACGCCCTGAAAGAATCCGGCGGGGTCTCAGTGACCGTCTACCCGGACATCACGCCCCCCAGCCCGCTTACGGTTACCACTTTTTATAACCAGGGCTCCAGGACTATCGCGGCCAGCTGGACCGATCCGGCGGACGCGGATTTGCAGGAGATACTCCTGGAATGGGGGATCAACGGGGAAGGCATTGCGGGAAGCCAGCGGATAAACCGGGGGCAGGAATCCTACGTTATTACCGGGGTTGTTTCGGACAGCCGGGGCTACACGGTGCAGGCCTATGCAATTGACCGTGCGGGGAACCAGTCCGCCGGGGCTTCGGAACCTGTGAAAACCGACACCACCCCGCCCGGGGCTGTGTGGGGCCTTGCGGGTTCCTATAACCGGGAGGCGCAGCGGATTACCGTTACCTGGACCGATCCGGTGGACCCTGACTTGAAGGAGATCCGCCTTGCCTGGCAGGCGGGAACCGGGGCTTTGACGGATATAACCCTGGACCCGGGGGTCGGGACCTATACCATTAATTCAGTGGGCTATAACAGCGGGGAATACAGCATTACCGTTACTGCAGCAGATCAGGCTGGTAATGCAGGGAGAAGTGAAACAGTAAATGTACGGACCGACATCCTGCCTAAGCGCTTGCCCGCTCCCACGGGGATACAGGTCCTGCCCACAGGCAGCGCCGATTCCAAGACACTTACCATCGAATGGGACGCGGTTAGCGGCGCTACAGGCTATGAGGTGGTTTACAACATCCATAACGATAGCAACACGGCGTTATCCGGTGGCGGTACGATTACTGATGCCGCCGGCGGTAAAAAGACTACGACGATTACCGGCCTGAGCCGGGCGTCCTATTATGTGTGGGTACGGGCAAAGAACGCGCTTGGCGCCGGGGAATACAACATCGCCCCTGCTATCGGGACCCCTAAGTACAATGTTGCAAGCCTTTCGAATCTGGTGATGAGCCCTGTGTCGATAAGCGGGTTTTCTCCCGGAACATATACTGGGTATTCGGTGATAATCCCTTCTACCAGCTCCACCTTCACGGCAACGGGCTACCCCAGTTTTTTCGGAACAGTGCAATATAAGTTCAGCGGCGCCTTCGATTCCCTCAACACATGGAATATTAGCCCTGGGGCCGCGGGCACGGTAACCGTACGGGTGACCGCAGAAGACGGCTCGGCATACCAAGACTACACCGTAGCTGTAAGCGCGGCCTGGTCGAATCCCGGGGGCATCGTCCTGCCGGGGGAGAAAATCACCCTGAGCCCCACGGCGCCGGTGAACCTTAGATGGGCTACCGGTACACAGATATTTAAAGTGAGCCCGGTTTCAGAGGCCATAACAAACGGCAGCATAGAGTGGTTTGTGGACGGGCAAAAGAAAAGCGGTCCGGGTACCAATACTACCTTCACCGTAACGGCGAAAGGGTATTCCCTGGGGAGGACCCACACCGTAACGGTTCGGGCGAAGGTTGGCGGTTTGCCCTATTCGCGGGATGCCCAGTTCACGGTAACGGAGTAGGCGATGAAAAACATACGAAAGACGATGCACGTACTATCACTGGCAAGCGCCCTGGCGGTGGCCCTGCTCCTGGGTTCCTGCGCCAATCCCTTTGCGCCTGACAAGCTTAATCCGGCGGAAACGACGATTCCCCAGGGATACGGCCGCCTGCTGGTCAGCCTGGGCCTTGAGGAGCCGGCGGAGCTCGCCATTGCGCAGCAGGCGGCGCCCGATGCGGCGTTACAAGCCGCGCGGACCCTGATACCCGGCAATTTTACCCGGTATGAAGTCATCTTTACCAATGATGATGCTACTCCCGTGGTGGTTACCAAAACCTGGACGGCGGCAACGG
This window contains:
- a CDS encoding PcfJ domain-containing protein — encoded protein: MREPKSTKRIETLEEIRRREKRFQRREKTIARVSRKRQYRLERKEKKDAENSAAEQILAEDRKRNISSDKKSDACKLLEAFSYISWTPYDKRDTLPQGFRSHSFNKDRQYIDFFKTYIYPYPIPIPLLFTTLQKDHFLDEQGKEKKSAYYGIINLSKQWVSDIASGDSFHRKNKEYFTKADAHYFLTETLPYSGPLSVVRLYFYAKCKAKNMSVKQCMIIAKVFTLKFEKYFNHAIVAGFLDLLARSPDYQVEEGELGDICDFVLVKINKKIKWGEKFQPFSFSGRTMTSIIGIANEWHAEIQREQEALDMIARTRNPRQQHRPATSALKERWRGFNIANFAFETVECKWRVTQLLTAQDLLNEGRKMKNCVSSYAYKCSSGECSIFNLSSYDKDSHLIESHATLEVTKDRLLIQAKAKFNIRVSPKAMNVINRWAQANRIKNGVL
- a CDS encoding fibronectin type III domain-containing protein; this translates as MKAARFFSLACGALLMFAGCDLFLNKPEKDALSGAEYEAWLAKAPHLSVRMELVPGSGSTNPPAGLIVLPDNRPKLEVPFNATFTENPGFGFVEWRAFRTGAPVKDGDAKLGAEVGFKSLNASGTEVEVTVLINEEITIIPFCAALPEVTDHNLPNATFDRLPTNYPVEMRFNTPILSESLSFLTADNPQGTITVTGKADQGMNPVVRDLTSQYELQKDTGGLWIRLEPVRNGITLANNNITIELGTGIRSRDYPIYMVESRAFSYGASDGPDLNFPVVDSSLIRGARGVGETDVFFPGKTISYDRARRTWPAEYALKSDEAGTQTVYLFFDAYKTSATIKEISITEERVLDIAGRAVTGETLSRSAYPNENLRDADTPLAQQYVLELQKVPFTIAHTVQTVKEGVIRFYIQPRDSFGIGYSYADALSRGLYVEALLDLPPDPVSWIEGTYNRSDGTITLSWTDPANADLDYIDISWAGGTATALAGEQKAVLTDMTSGLYDFTITAVDRGGNRTTIVFPFNADSTIPSPVSNLQGSYNPDSQSMVLSWNNPVGDTEAETIKISWSGASGGSSSVALSGVDQGYAIPGIAPANGAAYTVTVKTANALKESGGVSVTVYPDITPPSPLTVTTFYNQGSRTIAASWTDPADADLQEILLEWGINGEGIAGSQRINRGQESYVITGVVSDSRGYTVQAYAIDRAGNQSAGASEPVKTDTTPPGAVWGLAGSYNREAQRITVTWTDPVDPDLKEIRLAWQAGTGALTDITLDPGVGTYTINSVGYNSGEYSITVTAADQAGNAGRSETVNVRTDILPKRLPAPTGIQVLPTGSADSKTLTIEWDAVSGATGYEVVYNIHNDSNTALSGGGTITDAAGGKKTTTITGLSRASYYVWVRAKNALGAGEYNIAPAIGTPKYNVASLSNLVMSPVSISGFSPGTYTGYSVIIPSTSSTFTATGYPSFFGTVQYKFSGAFDSLNTWNISPGAAGTVTVRVTAEDGSAYQDYTVAVSAAWSNPGGIVLPGEKITLSPTAPVNLRWATGTQIFKVSPVSEAITNGSIEWFVDGQKKSGPGTNTTFTVTAKGYSLGRTHTVTVRAKVGGLPYSRDAQFTVTE